TGAACCAATCCAAAAAAGAGTTTGGACATCCGCGGAAGAGGTTTGGTTGGCGAGATGTTGGCTTGATGCGTCCGAAAATTCGATCGTCGGAAACTCTCAAAAATATCAATCTTTGTGGCAAACTGTAATGAACAAATTCAACAATAACGAGCACGGATGGCATCGAAATGAAGATGCATTATCGGGGAAATGGCGTTATGTGGGCAGGGGGTGTAAAGCTTTTCAAGGTTATTATGAGGCGGAAAAACGCAATCCAAGGCGTAGTGGGAAAACCGAACTGTGCTTTTACGAGGGTGCGGTAAAGGCGTATGGTGCAAACGAACAGAAGACGTGGGCGTTTAAAGAAGCTTGGGAATTTTTAAAGGACAAACCAAAGTGGCTTGTGCCTGCTGCGGTTGGTGGAACGGTTTATGGAGGTTTGCCTGATGAGGATGACGATAACGTGGTACAAACGATTGATATCCCGGATGATAACGTGAACGTGCTTTTAGGTGATGATCCGATTGAAAGGCCGATGGGAAGGAATCGAGCAAAGAAGGTGGCTAGGACTTCCGCATCTTCCGACGCAACGCAAAGCTCTCGTTCAACAAACTCTTCAAAGTTTGAAGAGTTATGTGAGAAAGTTAACGAGTATAGGTCCGAAGTTGCACAGAAAAAGCTTGAACAAATGGACGCAATCACCAAAGCGGAATGTATGAAAGCCGCACTCGAAGCCACAAAATTTCTGTCGAACTTGGACATTAATAACATCGCGAACCCGAGAGAGAGAAAGCGTtgcatgaagatgaagaagaacttGCTCCAAGAGTACGGCGACTTGATTCAGTTGTCGGATGAAGACGACGAGTAGTAGTTTAAACTTTTaggacttttttaaaaaaaaaaagtaactttaGGTCGtctttttatttattgtaattttctatttttaggaTTGTAAtcgttttttaatattaattttagtgtgttttattaaattaatttgttattataattacaaaataataatataaactaattaaacaaaataaattaaatgcaagaaaaatgaaaaaaaaaataaaaaattacccCAACACGCCACTCAGCACGCCAATTATTACCCACCAGTCTGgcagcacgctcatcaagcaccgcaccccacccagcaacacgcccATCATGGGCTTCAGGGATAAAGATGGTCTTAGAGTTAAAAGTGATCTAAAATTTCCAtacataatttgaaattataattaataaatatgtacaACTAGAAATCAATTTGTTTAATAAATGATTTTTTGTGATAAATGTAAAAAGGTTCAAGTTCCTGAATATCTATCTATTCTTGTATTTAAATTCCTTTCTGAGACAATAGATTTTGCAAATTCCAGCCTTTTAAGTGTATAGGATGAGGTTTAGATAGTCCGAACAACACTAGCAGATGGATTTATACTTCCGTTAATAATTGAAAAAGATAATACACTTGTTATTTTTGATTTGGTAGGTTAAATGTTAGTTTGATATGGTATAGATTGGTAGGTCAAAAAAACCTTTTCCAAAAAGCATATCTTCAATTTTGAATGTGTaaatgatattataaatattagACGGTATATTTTAGAAGTGTTAAAGCTCGTCAAGCTATCAAACCAAGTCGACTAGGGTCGAGCCCCCAAAGGCTTGGCTTGACTCAATTACAACTCTACTAACCCTACAGCTGATTTGAAGCAATCTATACCGATACCATTCCACACAGCAAATAATGTATATCTGTATCTATATTTTGAACTCCAATATATGTAATTAACAAATTACGACGTCTCGATAACAAACATAGTACATAATAGACAACATATCTTAAGTGTATACCTCTAGtagttatatatacacacattgacAATGATCTATTAGCGGTCAAGAACCTCAAGACGAGCAAGAGAGCATACGCACACCAGGACGGTAAGCCCAAGCAGGAGGCAACCGAGCATATTTTTCCATACCAGGTTGCTCATCGTATGGCCTTTCCATTACTTTCAACAATCGTCTCACCTCTTCAAAATCCCCTTGTTCGGCCATGTCTATCGCACTCTGACACAGATAGTTTCGTAGAATGTACTTCGGGTTTACCGAATTCATTATCGCCTTTCTTTCCTCATCTGGAACCCCACTAGCCAATAGCTGTtgaaatcataaaaaaataaaCCATATTAGTAAACAGTATATGGAATTTGATGTTGTAAATTTAAGATAACAATAGTAAAAACTCATGATTACCTCTTCTATGTAGATTTTAACCCAGCTGGTCCAAGCCTCCTTTCGTTCTTGACCGATATCTAACAAAGCGGGCTTTAGTGGAACCAATAACTCTTCATCTGGGGTTGTCGAGTCAGCTTTAATTTTCGAGAGTAATCTAAAAAAATTCGTGTAGTCAACTTTGTCGACCGCCATATTATTAAGCAGTTTACTTATAAGTTGTTTATTATACTTAGGTAGCCCAAGTTTTTTCGTCATTACGGCTTGGTAATCATCCATAAATTTTGTACCATATCTGCAGGATAATAATGCAATaaagataataaataataaatccTAGGATATTAGTTAGCTAGATACGCAATTAAAGATCAggtaaagtttgacttttaatgccTTACAGGCTACTTTTCAACTATCAAATTAAGATTAGGTATGGACTTAAGCAATAAAACTTTGACATTATGTTATGTTAAGTTTTATACGAGTAATAAAATTTAAATTTGATTTGGACTAACAACTGTGATTGATGGTGCATTTTCAAAGTTACTATTACGAGTTGATGTATCCAAAATGTATACTTAATTAATAAGTTACTTAGTACTAATAAAAGGTAAGTTACATTTTTTCAAGAATAAGTTTACTAACTTCTTTAACAGCTTCCCCAATTTAGGTTATTAGGGAAATCGAGatcataatttttctactaatcatgATTCATGATGATGTCACATACCTTTCAAGGGCATAATCAGATTCTTTCTCACTAATCAAATTAGCAGAAGAAAGAGTTGATGCAAACTGAGCGATGTTCCATAAACCAACGTCGGGTTGATTCGCAAAACAATACCGTCTTCCAGGAAGATCGGTAGTATTCGGAGTGAAACTGGGATCAAAAGCATCAAGAAATCCAAAAGGCCCGTAATCAATCGTGAGGCCCAATACACTCATGTTGTCCGTATTCATCACACCGTGTGTGAAACCGACACCCTGCCAGCTGGAAATTAATGAGGCCGTACGTTCAGCAACTTCAACCGCCCAAGCTAATACACCATCATTTCAAGTAGCATTAGTTATCAATCATAATAATGTCCCGGTTTGACTTTTGAAGTCTTTCTTTTTCAACTttgattttaaatattattatataatatttgataaaaattataacgAAAACACGTCCAatcatataaatttcatcaaatattatataaaacaaacaaaaatatttaaagtcaaaattgttaaaaataaaaataaactttaaaaagTCAAATGAGACagttatttagagagagagagagagagagagagagagagagtatatattattaaaaaaagaaaaaaaaaagaacactTTAACTTTGTTGCTTACCAGCATATTTATTTGAAGTTAGGTCTACAACCGAATCGTTTTCCTGGCCAGTAGAGAAAGACAAACCGTCACTTTTGCTCATATTCTCTATATGAGGAAAGTGATGTTTAATAGTGTAATCGG
The window above is part of the Rutidosis leptorrhynchoides isolate AG116_Rl617_1_P2 chromosome 1, CSIRO_AGI_Rlap_v1, whole genome shotgun sequence genome. Proteins encoded here:
- the LOC139867917 gene encoding uncharacterized protein, with product MFSHLTASLPHTPPTTTSLSISAAVRHRLRNRFFYSPSKTLIKLNRKTPSFSTNVSMDSPTVDSVTDGLNKQKLNEDNKKVKLTIEDLNWDNSFVRELPGDSRNDVIPRQVFHACYSKVSPSVQVESPQVVAWSESVAEALDLDPKEFERPDFPLFFSGASPLVGGIPYAQCYGGHQFGMWAGQLGDGRAITLGELINSKSQRWELQLKGAGKTPYSRFADGLAVLRSSIREFLCSEAIHSLGIPTTRALSLVTTGKYVTRDMFYDGNPKDEPGAIVCRVAQSFLRFGSYQIHASRGKEDLEIVKTLADYTIKHHFPHIENMSKSDGLSFSTGQENDSVVDLTSNKYAAWAVEVAERTASLISSWQGVGFTHGVMNTDNMSVLGLTIDYGPFGFLDAFDPSFTPNTTDLPGRRYCFANQPDVGLWNIAQFASTLSSANLISEKESDYALERYGTKFMDDYQAVMTKKLGLPKYNKQLISKLLNNMAVDKVDYTNFFRLLSKIKADSTTPDEELLVPLKPALLDIGQERKEAWTSWVKIYIEELLASGVPDEERKAIMNSVNPKYILRNYLCQSAIDMAEQGDFEEVRRLLKVMERPYDEQPGMEKYARLPPAWAYRPGVRMLSCSS